GTGACGGGCGAGGCGGGGCGCAGTTTGCTGTTGCGCCGCAAGACCGCGCCCATGCCCGCAACCGCAACCGGAGGGAACTGATGTCGTTCAATCGCCCGCTTTCAACGCAAGACCATATCGCCGCAGGGCCCCAGCCACCGCGCGACAGCACACCGCTGCTGCAGGTGGCAGACCTGCATATTGGCAATCTGGCAACCGGCGAGGATCAGGTGCGCGGCGTATCTTTCAGCCTGCATCCACGGCAGGTGATCGGGATCGTTGGCGAATCTGGTTCTGGTAAGACACTGACATGTCGCGCGATTTTGGGCATTCTACCGCAGCTCTTTACCGTCTCGGCTGGCCAGATTGCGCTATTTGGCAAGGATGCCGCGGCGCTGACACCCAAACAGTGGACGGCGCTGCGTGGCCTTTCGCTGACCGCGATTTTCCAAGATCCGGGATCTTATCTGAACCCTTCTGCGCATGTCGGCCCGCAAATCGCCGAAACGCTGCGGCTAAAGCGGGGCCTGAACCGCCGCGCGGCCAATGCACATGCCCTGCAAATGCTGCGCGATGTGCGTCTGCATGACCCCGAACGCGTCTTCAACCAATATCCGTTTGAGCTATCGGGCGGCATGTTGCAGCGCGTGCTGATCGCCGCCGCCATCTCGCTGGACCCGCAGATCCTGATCGCGGATGAGGTGACGACCGCGCTGGATGTGACCGTGCAGGCCGAGGTTCTCGACCTGCTGGTCGAGCTGAAAGACAAGAACGGGCTGGCGTTGATCGTCATCTCGCATGATCTGGCGGTTGTCGCGCAGATCTGCGACGAGGTTCTGGTGATGCGCGCGGGCGAAGTGGTGGAACATGGGCCCACCCGGCAGGTGCTGCACCACCCCCGCCACAGCTATACAAAGCTGCTGATCTCGGAACATGCGCAATACGGGCTCGAGCGGTTCTTGGATGGCACGCCCGACCTGCCCACAGGTGATGAGACCGCCCGCGATGCGATTGCCGTGACGGGCCTGTCGGTCAGTCTGGGGCAGGGGCGGCAGGCGAAATCCGTACTGCACGGGATCGATCTGCGCGTCACCGCTGGCAGCGCCGTTGGTATCATTGGCGAGACCGGCTCAGGCAAGACCACATTGGCACGCACGCTGGTCGGCCTTGTGCAGGCGCGCGCGGGTCAGATCCGTATCAATGGCGAAGAGGTCACCGCATTCACGCCCGCGCAATGGCGCGATTTTCGGCGGCGCGGCGTGATCCAGTATGTTTTTCAAGATCCGCTGCGCAGCCTCGACCCCGAGGCAACCATCGCCCAATCCTTGGCCGAACCGCTGCTGCTGCGGGGGCTGCCGCGCGCACAGATCGATGCCCGCATCGCGGCGCAGATCCAGCGGGTCGATCTGGCGGCAGAGCTGCTGCAGCGTTTCCCCGGCGAGCTGTCGGGCGGCCAGCGCCAGCGTGTTCTGCTGGCACGGGCATTGGTAACCGCGCCTGCCATTTTGGTGCTGGATGAGCCTGTCAGTGCATTGGACGCGGCCAATCGGGTGCAAGTTCTGGAAATACTGAATGCGTTGCGCGCGGGGGGCACAACCTTGGTCTTTATCTCGCATGACCTGGGATCGGTTGCGGGGGTCACGGATCGTGTGGCGGTGCTGTATCGTGGCCGCATCGTCGAATACGCCCCCACGCCCGAGGTGATCAATCGGCCGCAGCACCCCTATACCCGTCTGCTGGTCGGCTCTGCCCCGGTTCTGAACGGCGGATCGGATCGCCGGGCGGATCGCGCAAAACGACAGGCCCTGCGCCGCGCGCTAGAGCAGCTTTAAGCGCTGCCCTCGTCGTCTGGCGGGCCCGTCAACTGGCTGTCCAGCACCGAGAGCAGCTCGATCACGAAACGGGCGGTGGCACTGGGCATATCGCTGCGCATGATCGCGCGCAGCCGTACCGTGCCCAATGTCGCAGGCAAAGGCGTACCACTGGGCAGGTTATAGACCGGATGCACCCCGCGCGGGCGCCCCAATGCGGTGCGGGCGGTGATCCCGATCCCCGCTTCGACCGCAGCCCATATGCCCGTCAGGCTGGTGCTGGTGAAGGCAAGGCGCCAAGGAATACCTGCCGCATCCAAAGCCGCAATCGCACGATCACGGAACATGCAAGGCGCGCCCATCAACACCAGCGGCACCGGCGCGCCCGGCACCAGCCGTGTGGCGCGCGCGCCAATCCAATCCGTTGTATAGGCAGAGATATCTCGATAGTGCAAAGCGCTGTCGTCGTTATCCACCTGTTGTTCGTTGCGCCACACCACTGCGATATCCAGCGCCTTTGCGACCAGATCCTCGATCAGCTTACGGTTACGATCAACGCGCGCCTCGACCAGCATTTCGGGATGGGTATGCGCCAGCCGCATCAAGACTTTGGGCAAGCAGATTTCAGCGACATCGGGCGGAATGCCAAGGCGGGTTTCGCCCGCAACATCCTGTGACCGCAGCGTCGCGACCACCTCGTCATTCATATCCAAAATACGCAGCGCATAGCGATAGAGGGTCTCGCCCGTCGGGCTGAGGATCAGGCCGCGCCCCTGTTTTTCCAGCAGACGCACCCCTGTGATTTGTTCCAACCGTTTGATCTGCAAGCTGATCGCGGATTGCGTGCGCCCGATCTGTTGGGCGGCCTGCGAAAAGCTACCCAGTTGCACGCCGGTCACAAAGGTGCGCAGCAGATTTATTTCCAAATTTGCCTTGTTCGCACGCATCACCGCTCCTGTGATCTGGTGCACCCTGCCAATGCACGCGATTGCCATCGGATCGAAAGCGCAGCAGTCCCATCGCGATGGGACCGGTATTGCTGCTTTTCCGGTGGATGGATCACGCAAGAAACCTCACAGATAATCGCCCGAATTGGAATAGTTTGGACGTATTGATTTGTGGGCCGGCAAGAGAACAATCGATCGCCTTTGCGATCATACGCGCAAGATATACGCTATGTGGGGCGGCACCCATCGGCGCCGCCCCACAGGCATCAGGCAGATGTGCTGCGCTTGCGCATCAGCATTGGCTTGAACCCCCAAAGCAGGATCAACAGCGTAAAGCCCAATACAACCGCACTGATGGGACGGTCGATAAAGGTCGCGAAATCACCGCGCGACAGCAGCATGGCGCGGCGGAAATGCTCTTCCATCATCGGGCCCAGCACAAAGCCCAGCAGCATCGGCGCCGGCGGAAACCCCAGCACGCGCAGCGCATAGCCAAGCCCGCCAAATGCCATCACCAGCAGCACATCGAACGCACTGTTGTTCACGCTGTAAGTGCCGATGCAGATGAACATCAAAACCGCCGGAAACAGCCAGTTGTAAGGCACCATCAACAGGCGCACCCAGACACCGATCAGCGGCACATTCAGGATCACCAGCAGCACGTTGCCGATCCAAAAGCTCATCACCAGCCCCCAAAACAGCGAGGGTTGCTCGGTCATCAGCTGCGGGCCGGGCGCGATGCCATGGATCATCAGCGCGCCCAGCATCAGCGCCATGGTCGCGCTGCCGGGAATGCCCAGGGCAAGGGTGGGGATGAAGCTGGTCTGATCAGCGGCATTATTGGCGGATTCGGGCGCCATAATCCCTTCGATCGCGCCTTTGCCGAACCGCTCGGGCTGCTTTGCGACGCGTTTTTCAATCGCATAGGCCATGAAAGCTGCAATCGAAGGGCCGGTACCCGGCAGCGTGCCAAAGAACGACCCGATAGACGATCCGCGCACCATCGGCATCCACGAGCGGCGCATATCATCGCGCGTCGGTTTCATCGCCGAAAGGCTGACCGATTTGGGATCGACATCCTTGCCGTTAACCTTGCCAATGCTGGCGATCACCTCGGATACACCGAACAATCCCATCGCAAGGGCGATCAGGTTGATACCATCGGCCAGATCCAGAACGCCAAAATCGAACCGACGCGCACCGGTATAGATATCGCTGCCGACCAGCCCGAACAGCACGCCAAGCGCCACCATGATCAGGCTTTTGACGATCGAGCCGTTGGAAATATTCGATGCGGCCACCAGCCCCAGCAGCATGAGCGAGAAATACTCGGCCGATGAAAAGTTCAGCGCATAGGCGCTGATCGTGCCGGCAAAGGCCATCAGCAGAATGATCCCGACCGAGCCGCCGACAAAGGACGCAACCGTCGTCATCAACAATGCAATGCCGCCGCGGCCCTGTTTGGTCATCGGATAGCCGTCAAGGCAGGTGATCGCATTTGACGGCGACCCCGGCACATTCAGCAAGATCGACGCCGTATTTCCGCCATAGCTGGTGCCATACCAAATGCCTGCTAACATGATCAGCGCGGCTGTCGGCTCAAGCTGAAAGGTCAGCGGGAACAGCATCGAAATGGCCGCCAGCACGCCGATACCGGGAATGACCCCCAGCAGCGTGCCCAGAAACACCCCGACAAAACACCACAGCAGATTGTACCAGCTAAGGGCGGTTTCCAGTCCCAAAAGGACATTGTCCAGATAGCTCATCAGAAGGGCCACTCCATCAACTTAAAGTTCATGCCGAGGGCGAATTTAAAGATCAAAAAGGCCAGCACGCTGAGGATCGCACTGAGGATCACCGTGGTTTTCACCGTCGCGCCTTTGTCCGCATAGGCCGATGTCGCAACCACCGCGATGACCGCCGGGAACAGGCCTGCGGTATTGATCAGCACCGAAAACAGCACGACCGAGGTCAGCACCAGCACAGCGGCGCGCCAGTTAATTTCGGGGATGCGCTCGGCGGGAATCATGCGCAGGGCCGCCGTCAGCGTCAGCAACACGCCTAGCACCCCGATAATGACGCCAAGGGCCGTAGGGAACATCCCCGGCCCCATGCGCCGCACGGTGCCAATATTGTAATGGGTTGCCGCGTAAACGGCGACGATCGTGCCAAAAACAGCGATGATCACGCCGGCAATGATGTCCGGATAGCTGCGGTCTGACATGCCGACCTCCATGGAATGTAACGGGAAATGCCCCGGATAACCGGGGCATCTTTGGGGTGAATTGCGGATAGGGTCAGTTGACCGTCGCGCCCGATGCCCGCACCACCTCGGCCCAGGTTTCAACCTGTTCGGCAAGGAAGGCTTGGAATTCTTCTGGGGTGCCACCGACAACGACGCTGCCTTCTGCCTCGAGCGCGGCGCGCAGGGTCGGATCTTCGAGGGCGGCGTTGATGGCGGTGTTCAGCGTGGCAACCACCTCGGGCGAGAGGTTCGCGGGGCCGACAATCGCTTTCCAATCGGCGGTGTTGAAACCCTCGAACCCGAATTCGGCGACAGCCGGGGTTTCGGGCAGGGCGGGGTTGCGTTCGGGCGCCGTCACCGCCAGCGCGCGCAGGCTGCCTGAACGGATATGCGGCAAAACGCTGGGCACGCTGCCGACATAGATATCGACGCCGCCCGCCATCACATCGCTGATCGCCTGTGCGATACCCGGATAGGGGACATGCGCCATCTCGAGGCCGTTTTCCGTCGACAGCAGCTCGACCGACAGATGCGCGACGGTGCCAGCGCCGGGGGTGCCATACAGCACATCACCGGGGGCGGCGCGGGCCGCCTCGATCACATCGGCAAAGGTCTCGAACGGCGATCCGGCATGGGTGACAATCGCCATCGGCTGCGAGGTCACAACCGCGATCGGCGTGAAATCGTTCAAGACGTCATAGGGAATATCGGGATACAGCGTCGGGTTCACGGCCAGGTTCGACGTCTGGCCCATGCCGATATTCATGCCATCGGGCGTGGTGCGTGCCACCTGCGCAAGGCCGATGTTACCGCCCGCACCCGGTTGGTTCTGCACGACAAAGGTCCATCCGGTCTGGCGCGAGATACTGTCCACGATCATGCGCGCCGGAATGTCGGTCCCGCCGCCCGGCGGAAAGGGCACGGTGAATGTGATATTGCCGCGCGGATAATCCTGCGCCGCAGCGGCGCTGGCACAAGCGATCAAAGCCGCTGCTGCCGCGGTGGTGATGCTTTGGAATTTCATTTGCTAACCTCCTCTGTCGCAAACTCGATTTTCAGCCGGTGGGTGCTCCCAAAATGGCTGATATCCGCCGCGCCCCCTCCAAAAGGTGCGGCAGGAATTCGTTGATCTTCTCATCGTCGAAACGCGACAGCGGGCCGGTCAGAACGACCGAGCCGAACAGCTTGCCGCCAATCGTCCAAACCGGCACCGCAAGGCTGGCAACCTCGGGGTCACGCTCGCCGCGGGTGACGTGATAGCCGCGGGCGCGGATTGTGGCGCAGGGCTCGCCCGCCTCGCCATCAAAGGCCATCATGACCCATCCCGCCGCGCCCTTGTTGATCGGCATCGCATCACCGATGCGGGCCGAATGGCGGATCGCTTGGGTGGAATCGTGGCGCAACAGGCAGACGCGCTTGTCGCCCTCGCGGATATAGATCGCCGCGCTTTCGCCTGTGGCCGCACTGAGGATCGCAAGTTCAGGGGCGATATGCTTTTCGGGGATAAAGCTGGCGGTATAGCGCGCGCCGTAATGCGCCAGCTTTGGCCCCAGCCGCCATGTGGAATCGCTGCCCTGAACCATAAGCCCGCCCGTCGCCATCGTGCGGGAGATGCGCAGCACCGTCGATTTATCAAGGCCGGTTCTGCGCGCAAGTTCGGCCAAGGACAAAGTGGTATCGCCCTCTTGAAATACATCAAGAAGCGCAATGGCGCGTTCGACCGCTATGACAGCAGTTGCATTGCCCGGCATCTCACTCTCCCCCCAAAAGCGAATTGTACTAGGTACAACTGCTTTTCATTTAGTACAATACCCGCTACATCCGCTACGTCAATATCAAGGTTCGCGCAGAGGAGGAGACTGCATGAAAGACTTGGAAGGAGGGCATCAGTGGACGGTTCTGGTCACTGGCGCCGCATTGGATCAAGCGGCTGCGGAGCTGCTGGCCGCCAAGGGCGCAAAGGTCGTAAATATAGATGGTTACGCGGGAAAAGACGCGCTTGTCGCCGCTGCGCGGGATCATCAGGTTGATGCACTGCTGGTGCGTCAGGGTAAGATCGATGCCGATGTCATCGCCGCATCAGACCGGCTGCGCGTGATCGCAAAACACGGCTCGGGCGTCGATAATATCGACCTGGCCGCCGCCAGTGCCAAAGGGATTCCCGTATTGCGCGCGCTGTCAGCCAATGCGCAATCGGTCGCAGAACTTGCAATCAGCCTGACTGTCACGCTGTTGAAAGACATCCCCGGGCTGCATCATGCGGTGACGGCCGGTGGCTGGCCAAAGGCGGGCTATGTCGGACGGGATCTGGCGGGCGCTGTTTTCGGCGTCGTCGGATTTGGCGATATCGGACGGCGTGCGGCGCGTTTGGCGCAGGCGCTGGGAATGCAGACGATGGCCTTTGATCCCGTGATGGACGAGGGGCTGTGCGAGGGCACCGTCGTCACCCGCGATCTGGATCGCTTGCTGCGTGAAAGTGACGTTGTCAGCCTGCATTGCCCCCTGACGAGCAAGACCCGTGGCCTGATCGGAGCGCGTGAACTTGGCCTGATCGGGACGCGGGGTTTCATCGTGAACACAGCGCGCGGCGGCATCATCGACGAAGATGCCCTGGATGGCGCATTGCGCAGCGGCGCGATTGCCGGCGCGGCGCTGGACAGTTTCGCGCAAGAGCCGCCGCCCAAGGATCTGCCGCTGTTACAGGCGCCCCATCTGATCGCCACGCCGCATATCGCGGGCGCCAGCCGCTCTGCGCTGCGGAACATGGCGATGCAAAGCGCGACGGGCATTTTGAATTATCTGCAAGACCAGGTGCTGGATCAGGCAACGCTGGCGAATGCCGAATTATCGGCGTGATTCTGGGGGGAATTATGGGAAATTTTGCAATTTATACCGCAGCGCGGAAAGTATCACCCGACTGGGTCGCGAAATATCAAGGACTGCCCGTTGCCAATGTCAGCGATGTGCTGGACCGGATGGTGGCCGCCGGCCCCGATCTGCGCCCTTGGTACACCGGCGCGCCGATGATCGGCCCCGCCGTGACGGTCAAGGCGCGCCCCGGTGACAATCTGATGGTCCATGCCGCGCTGGATTTGGCGCAGCCCGGCGAGGTTGTTGTGGTTGATGCAGGCGGTGATACGACCAATGCGATCATCGGCGAGCTGATGGTCGCCCATGCCATCCAGCGCAAATTGGGCGGTATCGTCATCAACGGCGCGATCCGCGACAGCGCCGAGCTGCTGGCCGGCTCTTTTCCCGTCTTCGCAACCGGCGTGACGCATCGCGGCCCGTATAAAGACGGCCCCGGCACCGTGAACGCGCCGATCGCGATCGGCGGCATGGTCATCACGGCGGGCGATCTGATCTTGGGCGATGCAGATGGTGTCGTCGCCGTGCCGTTTGATCAGGTGGCCGAGGCGCATGACCGCGCGCGCGCCAAACACGCGGCCGAGACGCAACAGATGGATGCGATCCGTCGCGGCGAGAATGATCGCGCATGGGTGCAAAAGCGCCTGCAGGATTTGGGCTGCACCTTCGCGTAACATAGTTCGGGCCAAGGGAAATCTTTGGCCCGCGCTTATCTGCGGCGCGGTCACACAAATACCTGCAATCTTTGCGCGTTGTGACCTCAGGCCCCGCGGGCTATCGTCGATGCCAGATCAATCATCTCGCATCAAAGACCTGCAAGACGTGACCGCCAAAGCCTTTGCCGCATATCATGCGGCGCTTTCACGCTCTGCACCTTTGATTGTCGCAATACATGAGGAATCCCGTGTCAAAGCCCGCTCTTTTCACGCCGCTGCGCCTGCGCAACCTCGATCTTGCCAATCGCATCGTCATCGCGCCGATGTGCCAATATTCCGCCGTTGATGGCTGCATGACCGACTGGCACATCAGCCACCTTGGCGCGCTGGCGCAATCGGGTGCGGGCCTTTTGACCATCGAGGCAACTGCCGTCGTCCCCGAAGGGCGCATCACCTATGCGGATGTCGGCCTGTATAATGACAGGGCCGAGGCCGCGATGGCCAAAACGCTCGATGCTGTGCGCAAATGGTCGGATATGCCGATTGCCATCCAACTGGCCCATGCGGGCCGCAAAGCCTCGACCGATGCGCCTTGGCTGGGACGCGGGCCGTTCGCGCCCGATCATCCGAACGGCTGGCAGACCGAGGCCCCATCGGCGATTCCCTATGACACTGGCGCGCATCCACCCGTGGCACTGGATGCGGATGGGCTAAAGCGCGTGCGCGACGGCTTTGTCGATGCCGCACGGCGGGCGGCGCGTTTGGGTATCGACGCCGTGCAGATCCATGCGGCGCATGGCTATTTGCTGCATACGTTCCTGTCGCCCCTCGCGAACCAACGGACGGATGCCTATGGCGGTTCGCTGGAAAACCGCGCGCGTTTCCCGCTAGAGGTGTTGGACGCCGTGCGGGCGGTCTTCCCCGCAGATCGCGCGGTGACGGTGCGCATTTCCGCCACCGATTGGGTTGAAGGCGGCTTTACCTTGGACGAGGCGATTGCTGTCTCGCAGATGCTCGAGGCGCATGGCGCGGATGCAATCAACGTCTCGACCGGGGGGCTGCATCCGGCCCAGGCGATCACCCCCGCGCCGGGCTATCAGGTGCCCCATGCCCGCGCGATCAAGGCGGCGGTGAATATTCCCGTCGTGGCCGTCGGCCTGATCACCGAGCCCACCCACGCCGAAGCGATCATCGCCAATGGCGAGGCGGACCTGATCGGCATTGCGCGCACCGTGATCTATAACCCCCGCTGGCCTTGGCACGCCGCCGCCGCACTTGGCGGTCAGGTCAGCGCGGCACCGCAATACATGCGCTGCATGCCCTCTGTGCAACGCAACGCCTTTGTACAGCGGGGCGCATAGACCATCAGAACGCATAGCTGGCCCTCGGGCTGCGCGCTGCGATCGCTGATCTGACGTGCGCGCAGCGAGCCGGGCCGGGCAGGGCCTTGGAAAATCAGGGCTGCATCCAGTCCTGATCGTACCAGTCGCTGATATCACCAGGCCAGACCAGGGCGGCGCCGTCCGCACCTGTCAGAACCTCGGCATCGAACAAAAAGCGGGCCATCTGGGCAAAGCGATCGGCGTCGATCCCCCCCACCGGGCGATCCGCGTCGCGCAGGTAACCGCCATCGACGATGGCTTGCATTGATCCGCTGACCAGCGCCGGGTTCGGAAAGTCACCTGCGGCGATCAGGATCGCGCTGGCCTCTTCGGGGTGGTCGGCCGCCCATGTGTAACCGGTTTGCGTGGCGCGCATAAAGGCCGCGACCAGATCGGGATGATCGGCCAAAACCGCCCCGCGCGTTGCGATATACCCATTTTGCTGATCGGGGATACCATAATCGGCATAGCGAAACGCGGATTGGTTACGCCCAAGCAAGCTGCTGTTCACCCCTTCCCAGGTGCGGACCTCAAGCGTGAAATCGACCGCGCCGCTGGCCAGTGCCTCATAGGCGCCGGTGCCCAGCGTCACCGTATCCCAGACCGGATCACCGCCGTCATGACGGATCATGGTGCCGATCAAGGCGGCCTCCCATGCGCTGCCGAAACCGGCATATGTCTTGCCGGACAGATCGGCGGGCCGCGTGATCGCGGCATTGTCGCTGTTATAGACCAACTGCCCCGTCTCGTGCTGCATCGTGGCCCATAGCGCGACCAGATCCGCACCGCCCGCCCGCGCACTGATGAACCCCAGCGCGGTCAGATAGCCAAAATCCGCAGCCCCCGCAGCCAGCAGCGCGGCAGAGCTGGTGTCGGAATAGGGCAATATGTCCACCGCCAAGCCGGCGTCGGCGTAAAATCCACGCTCGCGCGCGACCACAAGGCCGATGTGGTTGGTATTAAGCGTCCAATCAAGCGCGATGGTCACGGGCGTTTCAGCCTGCGCCGCAAGCGGCAAGCCGAGGCAGGCGGCGAACAAAAGGGGGCGGATCATGATGCGTCCTCGATCAAAAGGGATTTCAGGGTTTCACGCAGCGGAGCCATCACAGCTTCGGTGCGCGCGGCGTGGGGGATGGCAACGGGAATATCAGCGATGATGCGGCCGGGATGCGCCGCCATCACCAAGATGCGGCCCGCCAGACTTGTCGCCTCGTGCAGATCATGGGTGACCAGCAAGACACCGCGCGGGCGGGCGCCGAGGCGCTGCAACAGCCAGTCCTGCATCCGCAGGCGCGTGACGGCGTCCAGCGCAGAAAACGGCTCGTCCAGCAGAATAAAGGGGCTGTCTTGCACGATGGTGCGCAGGAACGCCGCGCGCTGGCGCATCCCGCCTGACAGTTGCGCGGGGAACAGACCCTCGCATCCGGACAGGCCAAAGGGCGCAAACAGCGGTGCCACACGCGCCATCGCGGCGCGGCGCGAATGCCCCGCGATCTCTAACCCAAGCGCGGCGTTTTCGGCGATCGTCAGCCAGGGGAACAGGGCATCGCTTTGGGGTTGATAGCTGATGGCGGGATGGGGGCGGGGGATCGGCGTGCCGTGCAGCGACAGCCGCCCCTCGCCCCGCAGACCCGGCGGCAAAATTCCGGCCAGCCATTTCACCACCGATGTCTTGCCGCAGCCCGAAGGGCCGATCAGGGCGGTAATCCCGTCAGCAGGCAGGCGCAGCGACAGGCCACTGAGCAGATCGCGGGTATCGCTGCGGATGGTCAGGCCCTGCACCTCAAGCATCGCGGCGCCCCTCTGGCCCGCGCGCGGTCAGCCAGGCGGCCAAGCGCAAAATACCCAGCAAAGACAGCGTCAAAGCTGCCGACACCACAACCGCCGCCAGCACCAGATCGGCGCGAAAGTTGTTCTTGGCGGCCAGAATATAGATACCAAGGCCCCGCCGCGCGCCGGCATATTCGGCGAAAATCGTGGCGACAATGGCATAGGTGGCCGATATCCGCAGTCCCGCCAGAAACCCCGCCCGCGCCGATGGCAGCACCGCGCGGCGAAACACCGCCCACCGCCCCGCGCCCATCGATGTCAGCAGGTCCGCAAAGGCCGTCGGGGTCTGGCGATAGCCCGAAAGCAGGCTCATCAACACCGGCAAAAAGGTGACCAGCACCACCAACAGCACCTTTGGCAAAAGGCCAAAGCCGAACCAAAGGATCATCAGCGGCGCCAGCGCGACCAGCGGCACGGTCTGGCTGGCGACAAACAGCGGCATCACCGCACGCTCGATCACCGGCGCAAAGTGCAGCGCAACAGAGGTGGCAAAGGCAAATCCCACCGAAATGCTGAACCCAAGCGCCGCCACCCAAAGCGTCGCCAGCGCATGGGGGCCAATCTCGGCCCGGTTCAGAACCAGCGCGCGGATCACGCCCGATGGGGACGGCAGGATCAGGGGCGAGACGCCCATAGCCGCGCAATAGACCTCCCATACCGCCAACAAGACGGCAAAGGGCAGCAGCGGCGTTAGAATACGCAACAGCATGATAAACCTTTAGGGTTGGGATCAGCGCGCGCTGGGGCTGTTGGCGGATGCCGTCAGGTCGATGGTCACATGCCCCTCGGCCGGGCCGAACCGCAAAAAGGCCTGCCGCACGGTTTCAAACACCGCACCTGCATCGCCGCGCAGCCGCGTGCAGAAATTCTTGGACCGCAGGAACGTGCCCGAGGTTTTCAGAAAATCGATGCAGCCATAGATCTCGTCCATATGCCGGTCCTGCCCCAGTACATAGAGCGAGAATTGCACATCAATCTCGACCCCCATCACGGGCGCGGCCTGCACCGCAGCCAGTGCATCCGCCTGCCGCACGGCGAGGGGTGTGCCCTGCGCGACGGCAAGCACATCGCAGCGGCAATGCGGCTCGTCCGGCTCGCCGGGGCAGCCGCGCGATAGGGTGACATGCATCGTCACATGCGCGGGATCATTGGCCGTGCGGGCAAACAGATCACGGATCGCATCCAAAAGCGGCCCCGGCGCGCCGACCATCAGGGTCGAGATATCGTCCGTCTCGATCCGCAAGCGATCACGATAGGGGGTCAGGGCATCCAACCCCGACAGGATGACGCGGACAAAATCCGACGTCATAGGATAAAGCGACACCTGCGCGCCAATGAACATGTTTCCCTCGCTCCGCCGGTATTATCCGGATCAGCTGTAAAGGGTTCGCGCAGCATCGCGCATCTCAGCCCCTTACGGAGCACCCCTGGTTATGATGGGCAGACCATGCAGGGCGGGCGAGGACGTGTCAAGTTCCGCGGATACAGGCGCATCAGCGTCCTGACATCGCGCTTGACGTTATAGCGCCCACATAACGCTAATCGACCCGCGCATGCGACAAGCCGGCCCATGCCATCCGGAACAGACCGCCAAGTTATACGTTTCAAACTGCATATGAACCCATGTGACGGAGCAGGGCGATGATCCAGGATGATATTTGGGCGATGGAAGAAGCCTTTTGGCTGCGCGGCCCTGACTTTTACCGGCTACACTTGGCGCCAACGGCGGTCATGGTGTTTCCCGATGCGATGGGCATCTTGATGGGCGAGGCGATCATCTCGACGCTAGAGGGGGCGTCCCGATGGGATCAGGTTACCTTGCAAAACAAACATG
Above is a genomic segment from Ketogulonicigenium vulgare WSH-001 containing:
- a CDS encoding ATP-binding cassette domain-containing protein, producing MSFNRPLSTQDHIAAGPQPPRDSTPLLQVADLHIGNLATGEDQVRGVSFSLHPRQVIGIVGESGSGKTLTCRAILGILPQLFTVSAGQIALFGKDAAALTPKQWTALRGLSLTAIFQDPGSYLNPSAHVGPQIAETLRLKRGLNRRAANAHALQMLRDVRLHDPERVFNQYPFELSGGMLQRVLIAAAISLDPQILIADEVTTALDVTVQAEVLDLLVELKDKNGLALIVISHDLAVVAQICDEVLVMRAGEVVEHGPTRQVLHHPRHSYTKLLISEHAQYGLERFLDGTPDLPTGDETARDAIAVTGLSVSLGQGRQAKSVLHGIDLRVTAGSAVGIIGETGSGKTTLARTLVGLVQARAGQIRINGEEVTAFTPAQWRDFRRRGVIQYVFQDPLRSLDPEATIAQSLAEPLLLRGLPRAQIDARIAAQIQRVDLAAELLQRFPGELSGGQRQRVLLARALVTAPAILVLDEPVSALDAANRVQVLEILNALRAGGTTLVFISHDLGSVAGVTDRVAVLYRGRIVEYAPTPEVINRPQHPYTRLLVGSAPVLNGGSDRRADRAKRQALRRALEQL
- a CDS encoding LysR substrate-binding domain-containing protein, yielding MRANKANLEINLLRTFVTGVQLGSFSQAAQQIGRTQSAISLQIKRLEQITGVRLLEKQGRGLILSPTGETLYRYALRILDMNDEVVATLRSQDVAGETRLGIPPDVAEICLPKVLMRLAHTHPEMLVEARVDRNRKLIEDLVAKALDIAVVWRNEQQVDNDDSALHYRDISAYTTDWIGARATRLVPGAPVPLVLMGAPCMFRDRAIAALDAAGIPWRLAFTSTSLTGIWAAVEAGIGITARTALGRPRGVHPVYNLPSGTPLPATLGTVRLRAIMRSDMPSATARFVIELLSVLDSQLTGPPDDEGSA
- a CDS encoding tripartite tricarboxylate transporter permease, which produces MSYLDNVLLGLETALSWYNLLWCFVGVFLGTLLGVIPGIGVLAAISMLFPLTFQLEPTAALIMLAGIWYGTSYGGNTASILLNVPGSPSNAITCLDGYPMTKQGRGGIALLMTTVASFVGGSVGIILLMAFAGTISAYALNFSSAEYFSLMLLGLVAASNISNGSIVKSLIMVALGVLFGLVGSDIYTGARRFDFGVLDLADGINLIALAMGLFGVSEVIASIGKVNGKDVDPKSVSLSAMKPTRDDMRRSWMPMVRGSSIGSFFGTLPGTGPSIAAFMAYAIEKRVAKQPERFGKGAIEGIMAPESANNAADQTSFIPTLALGIPGSATMALMLGALMIHGIAPGPQLMTEQPSLFWGLVMSFWIGNVLLVILNVPLIGVWVRLLMVPYNWLFPAVLMFICIGTYSVNNSAFDVLLVMAFGGLGYALRVLGFPPAPMLLGFVLGPMMEEHFRRAMLLSRGDFATFIDRPISAVVLGFTLLILLWGFKPMLMRKRSTSA
- a CDS encoding tripartite tricarboxylate transporter TctB family protein, with protein sequence MSDRSYPDIIAGVIIAVFGTIVAVYAATHYNIGTVRRMGPGMFPTALGVIIGVLGVLLTLTAALRMIPAERIPEINWRAAVLVLTSVVLFSVLINTAGLFPAVIAVVATSAYADKGATVKTTVILSAILSVLAFLIFKFALGMNFKLMEWPF
- a CDS encoding Bug family tripartite tricarboxylate transporter substrate binding protein, encoding MKFQSITTAAAAALIACASAAAAQDYPRGNITFTVPFPPGGGTDIPARMIVDSISRQTGWTFVVQNQPGAGGNIGLAQVARTTPDGMNIGMGQTSNLAVNPTLYPDIPYDVLNDFTPIAVVTSQPMAIVTHAGSPFETFADVIEAARAAPGDVLYGTPGAGTVAHLSVELLSTENGLEMAHVPYPGIAQAISDVMAGGVDIYVGSVPSVLPHIRSGSLRALAVTAPERNPALPETPAVAEFGFEGFNTADWKAIVGPANLSPEVVATLNTAINAALEDPTLRAALEAEGSVVVGGTPEEFQAFLAEQVETWAEVVRASGATVN
- a CDS encoding IclR family transcriptional regulator; this encodes MPGNATAVIAVERAIALLDVFQEGDTTLSLAELARRTGLDKSTVLRISRTMATGGLMVQGSDSTWRLGPKLAHYGARYTASFIPEKHIAPELAILSAATGESAAIYIREGDKRVCLLRHDSTQAIRHSARIGDAMPINKGAAGWVMMAFDGEAGEPCATIRARGYHVTRGERDPEVASLAVPVWTIGGKLFGSVVLTGPLSRFDDEKINEFLPHLLEGARRISAILGAPTG